The following is a genomic window from Parabacteroides johnsonii DSM 18315.
GATCGTTTCCGAAAAGTTGGCTGTAGTCAGTGAGAGTCTGCCGGAGAATGTCGGGAAACCGACGCTGGGACCGCAGTCTTCCATCTTAGGGGAAATGATGATTATCGGGCTGACGGTCGATGAGGCAAGTGAGAGTAGGGACGATTCGCGAACTACCTCAACTACCCAAATGGACTTGCGTACGATTGCTGACTGGACCATCCGTCCCCGATTGCTATCGACAGGAGGGGTGGCGCAAGTTGCTGTGATCGGTGGCGATATCAAGGAATACCAGATATTGCTCGATCCTGCCCGCATGAAACATTATGGTGTCAGTCTGGGCGAAGTACTGACCGTTACCCGTAACATGAACCGGAATGCCAATGGAGGTGTCCTTTATGAATATGATAACGAATACATCATCCGGGGTGTCCTTTCTACTGCGAATGCTGAGGAGATCGGAAAGGGAGTCGTTAAGACTGTCGGAGATTTCCCCGTCTTGTTGGAAAATATAGCAACTGTGAAGATCGGTAGCAAGAGTCCGAAGCTTGGAACTGCTTCCGAACGGGCGAAACCTGCCGTGTTGATTACGGTTACCAAACAGCCCAATACCAGCACGATCGATTTGACGGAAAAGTTAGATGCGATTATGGCGGACTTGCAGAAGAATCTGCCTGCCGATGTGCATGTTTCGACCGACATATTCCGTCAGAGCCGTTTTATCGACAGTTCTATTAATAATGTAAAGAATAGTTTGTTCGAAGGCAGCTTTTTCGTTGTTATTGTCCTGTTCCTGTTCCTGATGAATGTCCGTACGACGGTGATTTCGCTGGTTGCCTTACCTCTTTCCTTGTTAGTTTCCATACTGGCGTTGCATTATATGGGATTGACCATCAATACCATGAGTTTGGGAGGGATGGCGATTGCTATCGGTTCGTTGGTTGATGATGCGATTGTCGATGTGGAGAATGTGTATAAACGCATACGAGAGAATCGTTTGTTGCCACCTGATCAGCAGCGTTCCATTCTGGAAGTCGTGTTCGATGCTTCTCGTGAAGTGCGTATGCCGATCTTGAATTCGACACTCATTATCGTGGTCAGTTTTGTGCCCCTTTTCTTCCTGCATGGGATGGAAGGACGTATGCTGGTGCCACTGGGGATCGCCTTTATTGTTGCGCTGTTTGCCTCTACGGTTGTTGCGTTGACGCTGACTCCGGTGTTGTGTAGCTATCTGCTGAACCGGAAGTCTACGGACAAGAAAGTAGAGAAGGAGGCTTGGGTGGCCCGCAAGCTAAAAGAATTATATGGCAGGGCCTTGAATGGTGCATTAATACATAAGAAGATAGTGTTAGGATGCACGATTGGTTTGTTTCTTATCGCATTGGGAACATTCTTTACGTTAGGGCGCAGCTTCCTGCCGCCGTTCAACGAAGGTTCGTTTACGATCAACGTAAGTTCTCTTCCGGGTATCTCTCTTGAAGAATCGGACGAGATGGGACGACGGGCAGAGGAACTGCTGATGCAGGTTCCCGAAATCCAGACAGTTGCCCGAAAGACCGGACGTGCCGAACTTGACGAACATGCTTTAGGTGTAAATGTGTCGGAAATCGAAGCTCCATTTGTCTTGAAAGACCGTAGCCGAGATGCCGTTATGAATGATGTCCGTAAGAAACTATCTACCATCAGTGGCGCCAATATCGAAATAGGACAACCGATTTCTCACCGTATCGATGCCATGCTTTCCGGTACGGAGGCAAATATCGCAATCAAACTATTTGGTACGGATCTGAACCTGATGTTTACGGTCGGTAACCAGATCAAGGAAGCCATCCAAGGAATCCCCGGTCTGGTGGACTTGAAAGTGGAGCAGCAGATCGAGCGTCCGCAGCTAACCATTACGCCGAAGCGCGAGTTGATGGCACAATATGGCATCACATTGCCGGAGTTTGAGGAGTATGTCAATGTCATGTTGGGTGGCGAAGCTGTCAGCCAGGTGTATGACGATGGCAAGACATTTGACTTGACGGTAAAGACTTCAGACGAAAGCCGTACTACAATGGAGGATATCCGTAATCTGATGATTGATGCAGGCGGCAAGAAAGTCCCGTTGAGCTATGTTGCTGAAATCCGTTCCGTGACAGGCCCGAACACCATCAACCGTGAGAATGTGCAGCGTAAGATTGTGATCAGTGGTAATGTCTCCGAGCGTGACCTCCGCAGTATCGTTAATGAGATACAGCAGAAGGTGGATGCTTCCATCCAGTTGCCCGAAGGCTATCATATTGAATATGGAGGACAGTTTGAAAGTGAACAGGCCGCCAGCCGTACATTACTGCTTACTTCGTTGATGTCTCTGTTGGTGATCTTCCTGTTGCTCTATAATGAGTTTAAGGATGCAAAAGAGAGTGGTGTTGTACTGTTGAACTTGCCGTTGGCGCTGATCGGGGGTGTGTTTATCTTGAAGCTGACTTCTGGCGAGGTGAGTATTCCGGCTATTATCGGTTTCATTTCCCTGTTTGGTATTGCCACTCGTAACGGTATGTTACTGATCAGCCACTATACACATCTCCGGACCGTAGAGAATGTGCCGCTGAAGCAAGCTGTCTTGCAAGGTTCTATGGATCGTTTGAATCCTATCCTGATGACGGCGCTCAGTTCGGCTCTCGCATTGATCCCGCTTGCGCTGAACGGCGATCTGCCCGGCAATGAGATACAAAGCCCGATGGCTACCGTTATCCTGGGTGGTTTGTTGACATCCACTTTCTTGAACGGCTTCATCATCCCGATTGTTTATTTATTAATGAATAAAGAAGATAAAGAATGAAACGATTCATATTAACAATAGCATTGCTTTCTTCCGCATTGGTGGCCGGGGCGCAAACTTCCATCGAGGAAGTGCTCCGGAGCGTAGAAACCAATAACAAGGAATTGCAGGCAAACCGTCAGATGGTGACGGCACAAAAGTTGGAAGCAAAACTGGACAACAACCTGCCTGATCCTACCGTTACCTATTCTCATCTGTATGGGAACAAAGAGGGGATGGGATTCACCGGTGAATTAGTCGCTTCGCAATCGTTTGACTTCCCGTCTCTCTATATGCAACGGAACAAGCTTTCCAAGCAGAAGGGCGAAAACTACGATCGACAGGGCGAAGAAGTACGCCAGCAGATTTTGTTGCAAGCCAAAGAGGCCTGTCTGGATTTGATCTTTCTGAACCAGCAAAAGAACCTGCTGGATATCCGTCGGAAAAGCGCCGAACAGCTTGCTGTACTCTATCAGCAACGCCTGGAACAGGGTGATGCCAATATTTTGGAAACGAACAAGATTGAACTCGAACTCTTGAACGTCCGTAACGAGGCACGCATGAACGAAGCGGCCCGTGTGAATAAGCAGCGGGAATTGGAAATGCTGAATGGAGGGATTGCTGTTCAACTGACCGATACGGCTTATGAGGCTGTGGAACTTCCACTCTCATTTGCCGACTTGCGTCAGGAAATCTTGGGAAATGATCGGCGTCTGTTGTCTTTGCAAAGTGCAAAGGCCGTATCATCGAGACAAATCAGTGTCAATAAGACGATGGGATTGCCTTCGTTCGAGTTGGGTTACCGTATGAATCCATCTTCAGGTGGCGAACGTTTCAATGGCTTTTTGGTCGGTATCAGCATTCCTCTTTTCTCTAATCGCAACAACGTGAAGCAGGCGAAAGCACAGAGCCTTTACACCGATTTACAGCTGGAAAGCACGACGACGGCGGTAGAGAACGAATTGCTCCAACTCTATAACCAGTCAGTGGCCTTGAAGACTTCCATCGACGAGTATAGCGAAGTGCTGAAAAGCCAGAACAACCTGGTGCTGTTGAACAAGGCGATCCAAGCAGGGCAAATCTCGATGATCGAATATTTTGTGGATGTCACCACGCTTTATCAGAGTATGCAGAATCACATGCAGTTGCAGAACGAATACCAGAAGGTGATGGCGCAACTGTATAAGTTCAAACTATAAAAAAGAGGAGGGACTATATTCTACCGGACGATTCCCTCTCTTATCCCGGTTGTTTCCCGTAAGTGAAACTCTTGTTTCATGCCCATGAAACTTTTGTTTCACTTGCGGGAAACTTTTGTTTCATGCCTATGAAACTATTCCTCCATCAGTATGAAATTTTTTCTTCCTGCATGCAACGCTGTGTACCTCCCTGCGTTTTGTTTTGATACAGTGCCATAGTTCTGTAAGAACTCGGTATATTTAGTTGAACCTGTTGAAAATAAAAAGGTTTTTAAATCTCTCAATAAAAAGGTAGCATCTCCGCTTTCCCGAATAAAGGATATAAGCTAATTCCCTGACTATGTATATGGATGCTGATAATGATTATAGTGAAAGAAAGCACAGTTACGGGTTATTAATCGTAATCATATTAATAATTTGTTTTGTAATATATTACGATCAAAACGTTGGTAAATGGATTATTTGTTTGAAAATTTCGTATCATGAATAAATCTTTTATATCTTTGTTGTGCGATGAAATTCTGGAGTTCTTACAGAACTTAGTTATTTAAAGAGAGTGTAAAGATATATAAGTGAATGAGCAAACCTATTTCTATCGAAGGTAGCATACAGAATAATTTTGACAGAATTTATGTCACATACTATTCCCGTATGCTCCGTTTTGCCAGGGAATATGTGTTGTTTGAGGAAGATGCTGAGAATGTTGTCCAGGATGTGTTTCTTCTTTTATGGGAGAAGCGGGAAGTGCTGGATATACAAATTAGCCTGGTTTCCTATCTTTTTTCGCTTGTGAAAAACCGGAGCCTTGATTATCTTCGTCATAAAGTGGTGGCGGAGGAATACAAGCAGGAACTGACCTTTAAGTTATTGGCCCTTGAACAATTGAACTATACTTTTACATCTGAAGAAGATATAGAGAAAGTGATAGCCAACGCTATCGATAAACTGCCTGAACGTTGTCGTGAAATATTTTTAAAAAGCCGTATAGAAGGAATGAAATATCGGGAAATTGCCGATGAATTAGATATCTCGATGAATACGGTGGAGAACCAGATGTCCATAGCCTTAAGAAAACTTCGTATTGAACTCAAGGACTACTTGCCCCTGTTGCTATTCCTTATTAGTGTTAAATAATATTTATTTACGATTGTCTTTTAGTGGTAAATGAAAAGATAATCGCTCTTCCTTACAAAAGCATGAGAAATGTATGAACTGATAACAAAATATTTTTATGGGGAAATAACTGCTAAAGAGAAAAAGCTGTTATTTACCGCTATGGAAACAGATGCAGAATTGAAAAAAGAGTTCTTATCTGTTCAGAATCTTCGTGCTTTGACCTCGTGGATTCCGGCAGGAGAGGACGAATCTGTTGCCGTGGGCAAGCTTCTTGAATTTAAGCAAGCCCGTAAAGAGAAATCATTTGTAATTCCATATAAGCATATCTTGGGATATGCGGCAACCGTTTGTGTCGCCGTCTTTTCTACCTGGATGATTACCAACCGGACAGAGCAACCTACGGTTGAAGAGCCAGCAATCGCATATGAAGAATTTTCCACCCCTTCCGGACAACGTGCGCTTTTGAAGTTGCACGATGGGACAACCGTTTGGTTGAATGCCCGTTCGACTTTACGCTACCCCAATCATTTCGGAAAAAATGAACGGAAAGTAGAATTGGACGGAGAGGCTTTCTTTGAAGTGAAACAGAATGGAAAAGTTCCTTTTGTCATCTCAACGGAAAAAGCAAACATCAAGGTGTTGGGTACAAAGTTCAATGTCTTTGCTTATAAGGGACATGAGGAATTCAACACATCTTTGGTTGAAGGTTCTGTGAAAGTTTACCAGGGTGAAAGCGATGCAGATGCTCTGGATATTACACCGCATGAATGTGTATTCCTGTCAGATGGAAAACTTGTAAAAAGTTATTTCGATAATTCTGATTTCCTGTTGTGGAAAGAAGGTATTTATGCTTTTGACGATGTGCCTTTCAGCTATATCATTAAAAAACTTGAGCTATATTATGATATAACAATCATACAAAAGAACAAGAAACTGGATCAATATAGATTCAGTGGTAAGTTCCGTCAGCGTGACGGGGTGGAGAGCGTACTTCAAACCTTGCAGAAAGTGTATTATTTCTCGTTTGTAAAGGATGAGGAAAACAATTGTATTACTATTCGCTAAACGGATATGGAAATAAGAAAAACATGTTTAATCTTTAATTTAATGCCGTCGCCTATGATTTAGAGAGAAGAAAATATAAAAAGACCGATAGGTGTTCCCGCACCTACCGGTCCGAAAGCTAACACAAAATTCCAACAAATTAAGTATTAACAAGTAAACGAAGCAAAGTTATGAAAAAAGAACCGAAATTTCTAAATGTCATGAGAATTTCAGCCTTCCTTCTTTTCCTTTGCGTATTCTCTTCATTTGCAGCCAAAACAAGTTCGCAAAATGCAAGAGTCAATATCAGTGGAAAGAATTTAACGATCGGTGAGTTTATCGATCAGGTAGAGAAACAAACGGATTACCTGTTTGTCTATAGTAAAAATGAAGTGAATACGAACGATGCCATTTCCGTTAAGTCAGGAAATAAAACAGTCGCTCAGTATTTAAGTGAAGCATTCGGTGATTCGAATGTAAAGTATGCTTTTGAAAACGATTATATCGTTTTGACAAAGAATGCAAATCCGGTAGTAGCCCAGGAGGGTAAAACGATCTCTGGAGTTGTCAACGATGAATTTGGTCCGGTTGCCGGTGCCAATGTCATTATTAAAGGTACTACGAACGGTACAATGACAGATATGGACGGTAACTTTACAATTACTAACGTTCCGGAAGGAGCAGTCCTGCAGGTGTCCTTTATCGGTTATCTGACAAAAGAGCTTCCGGTTGGAAATCAGACAACATTTAACGTTATGCTGACAGAAGATTCGCAAGCATTGGAGGAAGTTGTAGTCGTTGGGTATGGTGTGCAACGTAAATCCGATGTAACAGGCTCCATCTCTGTAACAAAAGCGGATGAGATGTTGAAACAGCAATCTTTCAGTGCTTTGGACGGATTGAAGGGTAAAGCTGCCGGTGTAAATATCTTTTCAAACTCAGGTCAGCCGGGTGGTTCAAGCCGTGTGATTATTCGTGGTATGAGCACTATTAACTCTTCAACAGATCCGTTGTATGTGGTGGATGGTGTTGTTATGGAAGACTTTAAGTTTGTCAACCCGAATGATATCGAACGTATCGAAGTGTTGAAAGATGCTTCTTCCGCGGCTATTTATGGGGCGCGTGGTGCTAATGGTGTTATCATGGTAACAACAAAACGCGGTAGTAAGGAAGAAGGCGTACAGGTCAGCTATAGTGGATCTGTTAGTGTCGGTACAATGTCTAAATATATGGATCTGTTGGATGCAAACGAATGGATGGATGCTTATAAAATTGCATCGGACAATTGGATGAAGTATGCAGGCGAAAATAAGCCGATGAATTTATCCAACCGTGATCTTTTCAATGCAGACGGAACGCCTATCTATAATACGGATTGGCAGAGAGAAGCTACTCGTACGGCTTTTTCACATAATCATCAGTTGAATATTCAGCAAGGTGGAAAGAAATCTTCAATGGGTGCGTTCCTGAACTATACAGACCAGCAGGGTATTATGCTTAACTCTTATATGAAACGTATCAATGCGAAAATGGCTTATGATGCAGATCCTATGAGTTGGTTGTCTACTTCGGTCAATTTGTTGGTAAACCATACATGGGGAAATGAAGCGGAAGAAACAGGTGGACATCAGATGCCTCGTCGTTCAATGATTGAAATGGTTCCTTGGTTACCCGTTCAATTCCCTGACGGTTCATGGTCAAATTCCACAACCGGAACGGATGGTTGGGGTCTGGAAGGTATGGCCAATCCTGTACATGTGTTGAAAACTCAGAAACGTATGCGTTACAGAACACAGATGTTTGGTAATGCAGCCTTGACATTCCATATTCTTCCGGGGTTGGATTTGAAAACACAGATCGGTTTGGATGCCCATAATAATAAGGAAAGCGATTATTCTCCAAAAGATCTTATTAATCTGTCTTATCCGAATGGTAGCGCACGTATCAAGAATATAAATACTTTGTACTGGCAGGAAGAAACGTATTTGACTTACAATAAGACATGGGAAAAGCATCGTTTGAATGCAATGGCCGGTTTGTCATGGCAACAACGTACGGAACGTTGGAATGAGTCTAAAACAGAAGGATTTGCAGATGATTTCTTCGGAACCGATAATATGGGTGCCGGTACTATCCCGTCTGCTCCTACGTCTGCATATTCTTCATGGGCGATGAATTCTTATTTCCTTCGTGGTTCATATTCTTACAATGACAAGTATATGGCTACTGTAACAGGGCGTGTCGATGGTTCTTCTCGTTTCGGTGATAATAATAAATATGCGTTTTTCCCTTCTGTCGGTTTGGGGTGGTTGATATCGAATGAAGATTTCATGAAGAATGCAACTGTTGTTGACCAGTTGAAGCTTCATACCAGCTTTGGTGTGACAGGTAATACCGAGATTGGTATTTATAAATCATTGGCAACTATCTCTTCAGGGAATGACCTGTTGAATGGAGGTCGTGTTCCCGTAAGTAATACTGCTCGTCTGGCCAATCCGGATCTGAAATGGGAAAAGACAAACCAGTTCGATATTGGTTTTAATCTGAACCTGTTCCGTAATCGTTTGAATTTTGATATTTCTTATTATTATAAATTGACGACTGATTTGTTGTTGGAGCGTCCGGTTCCTCATACAACCGGTTTTACCTCTGTAATGGATAATATTGGTAAGGTCGCGAACCAGGGGCTTGACTTCATGGTAAATACAGTTAATATCGACACTAAAGACTTTGGATGGAGCTCTACCTTGAATTTCAACTATAATAAAAATGAGATCAAGAAATTAGGCGAGAATGACGAAGATATTCTCACCGGTCCCTGGTTTATTTCCGGAAATCTGGTAATCCTTCGTAAAGGCGAATCTTTAGGCTCTTTTTGGGGATACAAGCGCGAAGGCATTTGGGGGGAAGATGAAGCTGAAGAAGCGAAAGCTGCCGGTGCCGGTGTAGGACAACCTAAACGTTCTAAAGACAGAGAGATTTTAGGTAAGGGTTTGCCTGATGTAACAGGTAGTTTTATTAATAATTTCCGTTATAAGAACTTCGACCTGACCGTAGATTTGCAGTTTGTATTGGGAGTCGATGTTTACCAGCAGTTCTTGCATTCGACTGAGGACCGTTTCGGAATTGCCAATGCTTTGTCCTCTGTCCTTTCTGAAGGATGGACTCCGGCAAACACGAATACGATGATTCCGGCTCTTTATAGCCAAAATTCACAGCCGGACTCTCATTGGGTGGCAAATGGTTCTTATCTGCGTGCCAACTTGATTCAGTTAGGTTACACATTCGAACCTTCAGTGCTGAAAGCGCTGCATCTGGGTAGCCTTCGTGCTTATTTCAGTGTAAACAATGCATTCTGTATTACTTCAAAAGACTTTAAGGGATACGATCCGGAAGGTACGTCATGGAACACTGACCAATGGGGACAGAATATTATGTTCTTCCAGTATCCGAAACCCAGAACGTATACATTAGGTGTGAATGTTTCATTTTAATAAATAAGGAGAACAGTTGATATGAAAAAAATATATATTGCATTAACTTGCATGAGTATTCTCGGAGGTACAACCGCTTGTAGTGATTTTCTTGAAGAAAATCCGAAATCGGAAATCTCCTCAAGTCAGTATTTTACACAACCGGATCATGCACGTGCCGCTGTTAATAAACTATATCGTTCTGGTGTTCCTCAGTTCTACGATGCTGATGCCTATGCCGGAAGTAAGATGATGTATGGTGGGTATATGTCTGGTTTCTTCGATAATGAGAAGAAGGCACAGGAAGAAATGGTACGTTATTGCCAGTCTCTTTCCTATACTTCGCAAAATTTGTCCGGTCCAATCGAAAAATTGTGGGATGATTGTTATGTCGGGATTTCGAATGCAAATACGGCTATCAAGTATATTCCGACAACTCCCGGATTGGAAGAGGCAGAGAGAGAGAATCTGATGGGACAGGCCAAGTTGTTTCGTGCCATGAACTATTTCCATTTGGTGAAATTCTTTGGAGATGTTCCTTTAATTCTTGAACCGTATGAAAGCTTGGAAGATATGTTTGTATCGCGTACGGCTTCAAGAGAAGTATATGCACAAATTATTCAGGATTTGCAAGACGCTTCTGCCGTTTTGAATGATGCTGCTTATACTCAGAATGGCTTCCGTGTGACAAAATGGGTTGCCGAAACAATGTTGGCAGATGTTTATTTGACTTTGAGTGGTTATCCTATTCAGGAAAATCATTATGCAGATGCTGCAAAGGCTGCCCGTAATGTGATTAATAGTCATCGTCATGCAATGATTGAAAATCAGGATACGGAAGCAAATAGTGCTTATAACCAGATTCGTACTCTTGATGATTCTAATGAGTATATTTTCTCAAGAGAATATGATGCGAATATTTCCGGTAATAATCCGCAACCGGGATTTAGTTTCCCGTTGGGCGCTGAAGGTTGGGGAATTTTTCAATATTCTATTTTGTTGAGAACTTATACTCCGACAAAAGAACTGTATAATATTTATGATCCGGAAAATGACTTGCGTGTTCAGGAAAAACAATATTTCCATACTTCTTATACTTATATAAAAGATGGTAAGGAAATCACACAGACGTTTGATGCCAGCCCTTATGTTTGGTATAATGAAGAAGCCTTATTGAGCACAGGCAAGAATGGAAAAGACCTTCCTATCTACCGTTATCCTGAAATCTTGCTGATTGCAGCAGAGGCAATAGCAGAAAGTGAAGGGGTTACATCTGAAGCAATTGGCTATTTGGCTGATGTTCGTGCACGAGCTTATACAAAGATGGACCGTGCTGCTATTGTAGCTAGTCTGGCTGGCTTGTCCAAAGAAGACTTTATCCATGAAGTATGGACGGAACGCCTCCGTGAGTTCATCTTTGAGAACAAGATTTGGTCGGATATCCAGCGTACACGCCAATATCCGCAAACATCTGAAGCTAATAGAGGTAAAGTTACTTATAGAAATGTAATCGGGGCGACTAATCCGTGGGGAGCTACCTTCGAAGAGAAGCATTTATTGTGGCCGATCTCTCACAACGAGATTCAGAGAAATCCGGCATTGGAACAAAATCCGGGTTACGATAGATAACCGAATGGAACCGATTGTATAATGAGGTATTGAGTTAAGATCAGAACCCATTAAAAAGCAGTCTTGATCAGAAGGGAGGTTGTTCGTCACGGGCAACCTCCTTTTTTATTGATTTTTGAGAAAAATCCACATTACTTGCTTTTACTTAAGGGGTTGTTTGACTTATCTTTGTAAGTAGAATATTAATTGTATAAATAAAAATGAAGAAAAAAAGTATATGGGCTTTTGCCCTTATTGCTATGCTAACCTGTTTGGGGAGGCCTGCCGTTGCGTCAGACGGTGCTTTTGATCCGGTAGAGTATGTTAATCCTTTAATGGGGACGCAATCGTCGTTTGAGCTATCGACCGGTAACACCTATCCGGCTATAGCACGTCCTTGGGGTATGAATTTCTGGACACCGCAAACCGGTAAGATGGGGGACGGATGGGGATA
Proteins encoded in this region:
- a CDS encoding efflux RND transporter permease subunit — encoded protein: MLNKIIYYSLHNRLVVLICSLLLMIAGTYTAFHTDVDVFPDLNAPTVVIMTEANGMAPEEVERLVTFPVETAVNGAMDVRRVRSSSTTGFSVVWVEFDWGTDIYRARQIVSEKLAVVSESLPENVGKPTLGPQSSILGEMMIIGLTVDEASESRDDSRTTSTTQMDLRTIADWTIRPRLLSTGGVAQVAVIGGDIKEYQILLDPARMKHYGVSLGEVLTVTRNMNRNANGGVLYEYDNEYIIRGVLSTANAEEIGKGVVKTVGDFPVLLENIATVKIGSKSPKLGTASERAKPAVLITVTKQPNTSTIDLTEKLDAIMADLQKNLPADVHVSTDIFRQSRFIDSSINNVKNSLFEGSFFVVIVLFLFLMNVRTTVISLVALPLSLLVSILALHYMGLTINTMSLGGMAIAIGSLVDDAIVDVENVYKRIRENRLLPPDQQRSILEVVFDASREVRMPILNSTLIIVVSFVPLFFLHGMEGRMLVPLGIAFIVALFASTVVALTLTPVLCSYLLNRKSTDKKVEKEAWVARKLKELYGRALNGALIHKKIVLGCTIGLFLIALGTFFTLGRSFLPPFNEGSFTINVSSLPGISLEESDEMGRRAEELLMQVPEIQTVARKTGRAELDEHALGVNVSEIEAPFVLKDRSRDAVMNDVRKKLSTISGANIEIGQPISHRIDAMLSGTEANIAIKLFGTDLNLMFTVGNQIKEAIQGIPGLVDLKVEQQIERPQLTITPKRELMAQYGITLPEFEEYVNVMLGGEAVSQVYDDGKTFDLTVKTSDESRTTMEDIRNLMIDAGGKKVPLSYVAEIRSVTGPNTINRENVQRKIVISGNVSERDLRSIVNEIQQKVDASIQLPEGYHIEYGGQFESEQAASRTLLLTSLMSLLVIFLLLYNEFKDAKESGVVLLNLPLALIGGVFILKLTSGEVSIPAIIGFISLFGIATRNGMLLISHYTHLRTVENVPLKQAVLQGSMDRLNPILMTALSSALALIPLALNGDLPGNEIQSPMATVILGGLLTSTFLNGFIIPIVYLLMNKEDKE
- a CDS encoding TolC family protein, with amino-acid sequence MKRFILTIALLSSALVAGAQTSIEEVLRSVETNNKELQANRQMVTAQKLEAKLDNNLPDPTVTYSHLYGNKEGMGFTGELVASQSFDFPSLYMQRNKLSKQKGENYDRQGEEVRQQILLQAKEACLDLIFLNQQKNLLDIRRKSAEQLAVLYQQRLEQGDANILETNKIELELLNVRNEARMNEAARVNKQRELEMLNGGIAVQLTDTAYEAVELPLSFADLRQEILGNDRRLLSLQSAKAVSSRQISVNKTMGLPSFELGYRMNPSSGGERFNGFLVGISIPLFSNRNNVKQAKAQSLYTDLQLESTTTAVENELLQLYNQSVALKTSIDEYSEVLKSQNNLVLLNKAIQAGQISMIEYFVDVTTLYQSMQNHMQLQNEYQKVMAQLYKFKL
- a CDS encoding RNA polymerase sigma-70 factor, translated to MSKPISIEGSIQNNFDRIYVTYYSRMLRFAREYVLFEEDAENVVQDVFLLLWEKREVLDIQISLVSYLFSLVKNRSLDYLRHKVVAEEYKQELTFKLLALEQLNYTFTSEEDIEKVIANAIDKLPERCREIFLKSRIEGMKYREIADELDISMNTVENQMSIALRKLRIELKDYLPLLLFLISVK
- a CDS encoding FecR family protein, whose amino-acid sequence is MYELITKYFYGEITAKEKKLLFTAMETDAELKKEFLSVQNLRALTSWIPAGEDESVAVGKLLEFKQARKEKSFVIPYKHILGYAATVCVAVFSTWMITNRTEQPTVEEPAIAYEEFSTPSGQRALLKLHDGTTVWLNARSTLRYPNHFGKNERKVELDGEAFFEVKQNGKVPFVISTEKANIKVLGTKFNVFAYKGHEEFNTSLVEGSVKVYQGESDADALDITPHECVFLSDGKLVKSYFDNSDFLLWKEGIYAFDDVPFSYIIKKLELYYDITIIQKNKKLDQYRFSGKFRQRDGVESVLQTLQKVYYFSFVKDEENNCITIR
- a CDS encoding TonB-dependent receptor; translated protein: MKKEPKFLNVMRISAFLLFLCVFSSFAAKTSSQNARVNISGKNLTIGEFIDQVEKQTDYLFVYSKNEVNTNDAISVKSGNKTVAQYLSEAFGDSNVKYAFENDYIVLTKNANPVVAQEGKTISGVVNDEFGPVAGANVIIKGTTNGTMTDMDGNFTITNVPEGAVLQVSFIGYLTKELPVGNQTTFNVMLTEDSQALEEVVVVGYGVQRKSDVTGSISVTKADEMLKQQSFSALDGLKGKAAGVNIFSNSGQPGGSSRVIIRGMSTINSSTDPLYVVDGVVMEDFKFVNPNDIERIEVLKDASSAAIYGARGANGVIMVTTKRGSKEEGVQVSYSGSVSVGTMSKYMDLLDANEWMDAYKIASDNWMKYAGENKPMNLSNRDLFNADGTPIYNTDWQREATRTAFSHNHQLNIQQGGKKSSMGAFLNYTDQQGIMLNSYMKRINAKMAYDADPMSWLSTSVNLLVNHTWGNEAEETGGHQMPRRSMIEMVPWLPVQFPDGSWSNSTTGTDGWGLEGMANPVHVLKTQKRMRYRTQMFGNAALTFHILPGLDLKTQIGLDAHNNKESDYSPKDLINLSYPNGSARIKNINTLYWQEETYLTYNKTWEKHRLNAMAGLSWQQRTERWNESKTEGFADDFFGTDNMGAGTIPSAPTSAYSSWAMNSYFLRGSYSYNDKYMATVTGRVDGSSRFGDNNKYAFFPSVGLGWLISNEDFMKNATVVDQLKLHTSFGVTGNTEIGIYKSLATISSGNDLLNGGRVPVSNTARLANPDLKWEKTNQFDIGFNLNLFRNRLNFDISYYYKLTTDLLLERPVPHTTGFTSVMDNIGKVANQGLDFMVNTVNIDTKDFGWSSTLNFNYNKNEIKKLGENDEDILTGPWFISGNLVILRKGESLGSFWGYKREGIWGEDEAEEAKAAGAGVGQPKRSKDREILGKGLPDVTGSFINNFRYKNFDLTVDLQFVLGVDVYQQFLHSTEDRFGIANALSSVLSEGWTPANTNTMIPALYSQNSQPDSHWVANGSYLRANLIQLGYTFEPSVLKALHLGSLRAYFSVNNAFCITSKDFKGYDPEGTSWNTDQWGQNIMFFQYPKPRTYTLGVNVSF
- a CDS encoding RagB/SusD family nutrient uptake outer membrane protein yields the protein MKKIYIALTCMSILGGTTACSDFLEENPKSEISSSQYFTQPDHARAAVNKLYRSGVPQFYDADAYAGSKMMYGGYMSGFFDNEKKAQEEMVRYCQSLSYTSQNLSGPIEKLWDDCYVGISNANTAIKYIPTTPGLEEAERENLMGQAKLFRAMNYFHLVKFFGDVPLILEPYESLEDMFVSRTASREVYAQIIQDLQDASAVLNDAAYTQNGFRVTKWVAETMLADVYLTLSGYPIQENHYADAAKAARNVINSHRHAMIENQDTEANSAYNQIRTLDDSNEYIFSREYDANISGNNPQPGFSFPLGAEGWGIFQYSILLRTYTPTKELYNIYDPENDLRVQEKQYFHTSYTYIKDGKEITQTFDASPYVWYNEEALLSTGKNGKDLPIYRYPEILLIAAEAIAESEGVTSEAIGYLADVRARAYTKMDRAAIVASLAGLSKEDFIHEVWTERLREFIFENKIWSDIQRTRQYPQTSEANRGKVTYRNVIGATNPWGATFEEKHLLWPISHNEIQRNPALEQNPGYDR